A genome region from Nocardia sp. NBC_00565 includes the following:
- a CDS encoding DUF2599 domain-containing protein: MTQPNPGAPEHTGRRPGMRCRTTTGKGSPAVRLGVAVLCSGLAVVGCGSEESPSTTTAAPTTTTTAPASTTVAGMPTVDPYAGMPLIDHTTWTEAADGPRLLVYPTQAGRLEAFPDTDERAWQEVLAQSPDADTPGMRDQFVCHWVWARMVQPNKESWNLEPWRPAVGYQATVQASCNPGGPER, translated from the coding sequence GTGACCCAGCCGAACCCAGGTGCACCGGAGCACACCGGACGACGTCCGGGTATGCGGTGTCGCACGACGACCGGCAAGGGGTCACCCGCGGTGCGCTTGGGAGTAGCGGTGCTGTGCTCCGGACTCGCCGTCGTTGGATGCGGCTCCGAGGAGTCGCCATCCACCACCACAGCCGCACCGACGACAACGACGACCGCGCCCGCGAGTACGACCGTGGCCGGGATGCCGACCGTCGATCCCTACGCCGGTATGCCGCTCATCGACCACACCACCTGGACCGAGGCCGCCGACGGCCCGCGGCTGCTGGTCTACCCGACCCAGGCCGGTCGACTCGAGGCCTTCCCCGATACCGATGAGCGGGCCTGGCAGGAGGTGCTCGCGCAATCACCCGACGCCGACACTCCCGGCATGCGCGACCAGTTCGTCTGTCACTGGGTCTGGGCCCGGATGGTGCAGCCGAACAAGGAGAGCTGGAATCTCGAGCCCTGGCGTCCGGCGGTGGGCTACCAGGCCACCGTCCAGGCCTCGTGTAATCCCGGAGGACCCGAACGCTGA
- a CDS encoding lipase family protein: protein MARARIIAGAVAVAVALSAPAAAQGSDAPGVVTETVELSGALRVDGAALAERITYWSRGPRWPMQSTAAIYLPPGPPPPGGWPIVAYAHGTVGIADQCAFTLQPRAFYLETVYPELLHAGFAVVISDYVGLGTPGTHPYLDGPSQARSVIDGVRAARAVTPALGVRWAVFGQSQGGQTALFASALGPSDAPELELRGAVATGAPSNLEYGVTVAGPWVPRLPLRKTTTYFGLILAGLRATAPELDIDGYLTSIGQEVLRMVESECVNDADALVHDIAIGQMLSRQLSGPALDAVVRSMLRIPIEGQTVPLFIGQGLTDLEVPAPLSVKLIADLRSGGADLQVGVYPGDHLGAAAEALPDALAFLRRVLA from the coding sequence ATGGCGCGGGCTCGGATAATCGCCGGCGCGGTCGCGGTGGCGGTCGCGCTGTCCGCGCCCGCGGCGGCGCAGGGGAGCGACGCCCCCGGTGTGGTCACCGAGACCGTAGAGCTCTCCGGCGCGCTGCGGGTGGACGGTGCGGCGCTGGCGGAGCGGATCACCTATTGGTCGCGCGGGCCGCGTTGGCCGATGCAGAGTACGGCCGCGATCTATCTGCCGCCGGGCCCGCCGCCGCCGGGTGGCTGGCCGATCGTGGCCTATGCGCACGGCACCGTGGGCATCGCCGACCAGTGCGCGTTCACGCTCCAGCCGCGTGCGTTCTACCTGGAGACGGTCTATCCGGAGCTGCTACACGCCGGATTCGCCGTGGTGATCTCCGACTATGTCGGGCTCGGCACGCCGGGCACTCACCCGTACCTCGACGGGCCGTCGCAGGCACGCAGTGTGATCGACGGTGTACGCGCGGCCCGTGCGGTGACACCGGCCCTCGGCGTGCGCTGGGCGGTCTTCGGACAGTCGCAGGGCGGGCAGACCGCGCTGTTCGCCTCGGCCCTCGGACCGTCCGACGCGCCGGAACTGGAATTGCGCGGTGCGGTGGCCACCGGTGCGCCGTCGAATCTGGAGTACGGCGTGACGGTGGCCGGGCCGTGGGTGCCCCGGCTGCCATTGCGCAAGACCACCACCTACTTCGGGCTGATCCTGGCCGGATTGCGTGCTACCGCACCGGAACTCGATATCGACGGCTATCTCACATCGATCGGGCAGGAGGTGCTGCGGATGGTGGAGTCGGAGTGTGTGAACGACGCAGACGCGCTGGTGCACGACATCGCCATCGGGCAGATGCTGAGCAGGCAGTTGTCGGGGCCCGCGTTGGATGCGGTGGTGCGATCGATGCTGCGGATCCCGATCGAGGGGCAGACGGTGCCGTTGTTCATCGGTCAGGGGCTGACCGACCTGGAAGTGCCAGCTCCATTGAGCGTCAAGCTGATTGCCGATCTGCGATCCGGCGGAGCCGACCTGCAAGTCGGCGTCTATCCGGGCGATCACCTCGGCGCGGCGGCCGAGGCACTACCGGACGCGCTGGCCTTCCTGCGCCGCGTGCTGGCGTAA
- a CDS encoding DUF397 domain-containing protein produces MWNTGTHKIKGAWRKSSFSGPSGGNCVEVAEASDGLIAVRNSRDPEGGMLFYTRPEIDAFVRGAKAGEFDDLTS; encoded by the coding sequence ATGTGGAACACCGGTACACACAAGATCAAGGGCGCTTGGCGCAAGAGTTCGTTCAGCGGTCCGTCCGGCGGTAACTGTGTGGAAGTCGCCGAGGCTTCGGATGGTCTGATCGCCGTTCGTAATTCGCGTGACCCCGAAGGTGGCATGCTCTTCTACACCCGACCGGAGATCGACGCATTCGTCCGCGGCGCGAAAGCCGGGGAGTTCGACGACCTGACTAGCTGA
- a CDS encoding carbohydrate kinase family protein has protein sequence MKVIALGAHVLDILVRPVAAIPEGQQTALVEDIRVTAAGTAAGTALTLAKLGADVRTAGAIGADASGDILLTLLAKAGIDTELVVRKENQPTSSSVLPIRPNGERPSLHLLGANPLYTVDDVDWAALADADHLHLGGPELIGAVNAARILRHAKENGVTTSVDLIAPGALGSLDAIAAVLPHTDYFLPNDEQVLGFTGATDLTAGCAVLLDAGAGVLAITRGADGTLLVDPDGYHDIPAFAVDIVDTTGCGDAFSAGFIRAIALGRGLRDAAILGNAVAALVARGLGSDYGEFDLAAADAFAAVTPTLAAEPGIPSR, from the coding sequence ATGAAGGTAATCGCCCTGGGCGCACATGTATTGGACATTTTGGTCCGACCCGTGGCGGCCATCCCCGAGGGACAGCAGACCGCACTGGTCGAGGATATCCGCGTCACGGCGGCGGGCACCGCCGCGGGCACCGCACTCACCCTCGCCAAGCTCGGCGCGGACGTCCGGACCGCAGGTGCGATCGGCGCCGATGCCTCGGGCGATATCCTGCTCACGCTGCTCGCCAAGGCGGGCATCGACACAGAACTGGTGGTGCGCAAGGAAAACCAGCCCACCTCGTCCTCGGTGCTGCCGATCCGCCCCAACGGCGAACGCCCCAGCCTGCATCTGTTGGGCGCCAACCCGCTCTACACCGTGGACGATGTCGACTGGGCCGCGCTCGCCGACGCCGATCACCTGCATCTCGGTGGACCGGAGCTGATCGGCGCGGTCAACGCCGCGCGAATCCTGCGGCATGCCAAGGAGAACGGCGTCACCACCTCGGTCGATCTGATCGCGCCGGGCGCACTTGGCAGCCTGGACGCCATTGCCGCGGTACTCCCGCATACCGACTACTTCCTGCCCAACGACGAACAGGTACTCGGCTTCACCGGTGCCACCGATCTCACCGCAGGTTGCGCGGTGCTGCTGGATGCGGGTGCCGGCGTTCTCGCGATCACTCGAGGCGCCGACGGCACCTTGCTGGTCGACCCCGACGGATATCACGACATTCCCGCCTTCGCCGTCGATATCGTCGATACCACCGGCTGCGGCGACGCCTTCTCCGCCGGATTCATCCGTGCCATCGCCCTCGGTCGCGGCCTGCGCGATGCCGCGATCCTCGGCAATGCGGTCGCCGCACTCGTCGCCCGCGGCCTCGGCAGCGACTACGGCGAATTCGATCTCGCCGCCGCCGACGCCTTCGCCGCCGTAACCCCGACCCTCGCCGCCGAACCGGGCATACCGAGTCGATAG
- a CDS encoding SAM-dependent methyltransferase yields MSDDHSPLIRTDIPHSARIWNYWMGGKDYYEIDRIAGDAGVEVDPDITTMAVQSRQFLIRAVRYLAGEQGIRQFLDIGTGLPTMQNTHEVAQAVAPESKVVYVDNDPLVLATARALLTSTTPEGVTTYVDADFHNPELIISDAKNVLNFNEPIGVMFMGVLGHAKTYDELLRIVHTVLDAVPAGSFLVMWDGTDDSKDYVTLCENYTGTGGVPYVPRPQAEIRAIFDGLELVQPGFVSITQWRTDQTEVGEARPISAYGAVARKA; encoded by the coding sequence ATGTCCGACGATCACAGCCCGCTCATCCGTACCGATATCCCCCATTCCGCGCGAATCTGGAATTACTGGATGGGCGGCAAGGACTATTACGAGATCGATCGGATCGCCGGTGACGCCGGCGTCGAAGTGGACCCCGACATCACCACCATGGCGGTGCAGTCACGACAGTTCCTCATTCGCGCGGTGCGCTACCTGGCGGGCGAGCAGGGCATCCGGCAGTTCCTCGATATCGGCACCGGCCTGCCGACCATGCAGAACACCCACGAGGTGGCCCAGGCCGTAGCGCCCGAGTCGAAGGTCGTTTATGTCGACAACGATCCGCTGGTGCTCGCCACCGCGCGGGCGCTGCTCACCAGCACCACTCCGGAGGGCGTGACCACCTACGTCGACGCCGACTTCCACAATCCAGAGCTGATCATCTCCGACGCCAAGAACGTGCTCAATTTCAACGAGCCGATCGGGGTGATGTTCATGGGCGTGCTCGGTCACGCCAAGACCTACGACGAACTGCTGCGCATCGTGCACACCGTGCTCGATGCCGTACCCGCGGGCAGCTTCCTGGTCATGTGGGACGGCACCGACGACAGTAAGGACTACGTCACGCTGTGTGAGAACTACACCGGCACCGGCGGCGTCCCCTACGTTCCCCGCCCCCAGGCCGAGATTCGCGCGATCTTCGACGGTCTGGAACTGGTGCAGCCCGGATTCGTCTCCATCACCCAGTGGCGCACGGATCAGACGGAAGTGGGCGAGGCCCGGCCGATCTCCGCCTATGGCGCGGTCGCGCGCAAGGCCTAA
- a CDS encoding lipase family protein: MRKIGAIAAGLMMVLAAAGTAHTTPLYPAPDPDPFYATPPNLADKKPGDVIATRVMPPLLIFPDTTVTVVRFRSTSSEGQPIAATTTVLTPKAHAADGPLLSYQHIINGLGAECSVSRVLYTGDPNLIVREAPGWNVLLSRGWSVALPDHLGPNFAYGAAKLGGTITLDGIRAVKQVAELQVRKSPVAMVGYSGGGMATAWAAALAPKYAPELEIAGAAMGGVPMNLVKMLEGLGLGSHPVFGLALAAGLGLEREYPDRFPLSDQLNDRGLAARAAIANSCTNDILATGAGRGALDFAKTTSMINDATARRVVEENSLELYDGVPKTPIFEWHSPIDGLIPVDAVVNTDKRWCAAGARVQSEQIPVPDHLTAAVLGIPAALTWLDARFRGEAAPSNC, from the coding sequence ATGCGCAAAATTGGTGCGATCGCAGCCGGTCTGATGATGGTGTTGGCAGCGGCCGGCACCGCCCACACCACACCCCTTTATCCCGCCCCGGACCCCGACCCCTTCTATGCGACACCGCCGAATCTGGCGGATAAGAAGCCCGGTGATGTGATCGCGACGCGGGTGATGCCGCCGCTGCTGATCTTCCCGGATACCACCGTGACCGTCGTGCGGTTCCGGTCCACCAGCTCCGAGGGGCAGCCGATCGCGGCGACCACCACGGTGCTCACCCCGAAGGCGCACGCCGCCGACGGCCCCTTGCTCTCCTATCAGCACATCATCAACGGCCTCGGCGCGGAGTGCTCGGTATCGCGGGTGCTCTACACCGGCGATCCGAATCTCATCGTGCGCGAGGCGCCGGGCTGGAACGTCCTGCTCTCGCGCGGCTGGAGTGTCGCGCTGCCGGACCATCTCGGTCCGAATTTCGCCTATGGCGCGGCCAAATTGGGCGGCACCATCACCCTCGACGGCATCCGGGCGGTCAAGCAGGTCGCCGAGTTGCAGGTCCGCAAGAGTCCGGTCGCGATGGTCGGCTACTCCGGCGGCGGTATGGCAACCGCCTGGGCGGCCGCGCTGGCGCCGAAGTACGCCCCGGAGCTGGAGATCGCCGGAGCCGCGATGGGCGGTGTTCCGATGAATCTGGTGAAGATGCTGGAGGGACTCGGCCTCGGCTCGCATCCGGTGTTCGGCCTCGCGCTGGCGGCGGGACTCGGCCTGGAGCGGGAGTATCCGGACCGCTTCCCGCTCAGCGATCAACTCAACGACCGCGGTTTGGCCGCCCGTGCCGCGATCGCCAACAGCTGCACCAACGACATTCTGGCCACGGGCGCGGGCCGCGGCGCGCTGGACTTCGCGAAGACCACCTCGATGATCAACGACGCCACCGCACGCCGGGTAGTGGAGGAGAACAGCCTCGAACTCTACGACGGTGTGCCGAAAACGCCGATCTTCGAATGGCATTCGCCGATCGACGGACTGATTCCGGTGGATGCGGTGGTCAATACCGATAAGCGCTGGTGCGCGGCCGGAGCACGGGTGCAGTCCGAACAGATCCCGGTCCCCGATCATCTGACCGCGGCGGTGCTCGGTATCCCAGCCGCGCTGACCTGGCTGGATGCGCGATTCCGTGGGGAGGCGGCGCCGAGCAACTGTTGA
- a CDS encoding SDR family oxidoreductase, which yields MRVVIAGGHGKIALLLAEILTGRGDRVDSLIRNADHTDEVAATGAQAVVFDLEHSTIAELAAVVKDSDAVIFAAGAGAGSGAARKYTVDKGGSVLLADAAEAAGIRRFVQISTMGAGKPPAPGTDEVWAAYLDAKTQAEDDLRARDLDWTILRPGRLLDAAATDRVTLSPPPVPHGSVTRADVAAVIAEILSAPHTVHATLELVAGNTPVTLAVSNFGSQIVAESGAAVTD from the coding sequence ATGCGCGTCGTCATCGCAGGTGGACACGGCAAGATCGCATTACTGCTCGCCGAAATACTCACCGGTCGCGGTGACCGTGTCGACAGCCTGATCCGCAACGCCGACCACACCGACGAGGTCGCCGCGACCGGTGCGCAAGCGGTCGTCTTCGATCTGGAACACAGCACAATCGCGGAACTCGCCGCCGTCGTAAAGGATTCCGACGCTGTGATTTTCGCGGCCGGTGCGGGCGCGGGCAGTGGTGCGGCGCGCAAGTACACGGTGGACAAGGGTGGTTCGGTGCTGTTGGCCGATGCCGCCGAGGCGGCCGGGATCCGCCGGTTCGTGCAGATCTCTACCATGGGCGCCGGAAAACCGCCCGCGCCCGGCACCGACGAGGTCTGGGCCGCCTACCTCGACGCTAAGACCCAGGCCGAGGACGACCTGCGCGCACGCGATCTGGATTGGACCATCCTGCGCCCCGGTCGCCTGCTCGATGCGGCCGCGACCGATCGGGTCACCCTGAGCCCGCCGCCGGTGCCGCACGGCAGCGTCACCCGCGCGGATGTCGCCGCCGTCATCGCCGAAATCCTGTCCGCCCCGCACACCGTGCATGCCACACTCGAGCTCGTCGCAGGCAACACACCGGTAACGCTCGCGGTCTCCAATTTTGGTAGCCAAATAGTCGCCGAAAGCGGTGCCGCAGTTACCGATTGA
- a CDS encoding helix-turn-helix domain-containing protein: MIAEPDDDGRVQSVVVERGPTVLRIALGGQLRDLRVKRGITREAAGDHIRGSHAKISRLELGRTGFKERDIRDLLTLYGVSDAEERQRFLDLAKQANEPGWWHRYSDLLPSWFGTYLGLEQAASKIRTYEAHLVPGLLQTTEYARAVMSLGYEDADMDRRVQVRIRRQEVLHRADPPTIWAIIDEAALHRPVGGPRVHREQMEHLIELAQLPNVTVQVLPYSAGEHAAAGSSFSILRFAEEELPDIVYLEHLTSALYLDRKQDLALYLSVMDRLSVQAEPPGESLKILAEYAKES, from the coding sequence ATGATCGCAGAACCCGATGACGACGGTCGTGTGCAATCGGTTGTCGTGGAACGTGGTCCAACGGTATTGCGGATCGCGCTGGGTGGTCAGCTGCGCGACCTCCGGGTGAAGAGAGGTATCACCCGGGAAGCCGCAGGTGACCACATTCGCGGTTCACACGCCAAGATCAGTCGTCTCGAGTTGGGTCGCACCGGTTTCAAGGAACGCGATATCCGCGACCTGCTGACCCTGTACGGCGTCTCCGACGCCGAGGAGCGGCAACGGTTCCTGGATCTGGCCAAGCAGGCGAACGAGCCAGGCTGGTGGCATCGCTACAGCGATTTGCTGCCGTCCTGGTTCGGCACCTACCTCGGCTTGGAACAGGCCGCCAGCAAGATTCGTACCTATGAGGCGCACCTGGTGCCCGGGCTGTTGCAGACCACCGAATATGCCAGGGCGGTAATGTCGCTCGGCTACGAGGACGCCGATATGGATCGGCGGGTTCAGGTCCGGATCCGCAGGCAAGAGGTGCTGCACCGCGCCGATCCGCCGACCATCTGGGCGATCATCGACGAGGCCGCGCTGCATCGCCCTGTCGGTGGGCCGCGCGTGCACCGGGAGCAGATGGAACACCTCATCGAGCTCGCGCAATTGCCGAACGTCACCGTGCAGGTCCTGCCGTACTCGGCGGGTGAGCACGCGGCGGCGGGCAGTTCGTTCAGCATCCTGCGCTTCGCCGAGGAAGAACTGCCCGATATCGTCTATCTCGAGCACCTGACCAGTGCGCTGTACCTCGATCGGAAGCAGGATCTGGCGTTGTACCTCTCGGTCATGGACCGATTGAGCGTGCAGGCCGAGCCGCCCGGCGAGTCGCTGAAGATCCTCGCCGAATACGCCAAGGAATCCTGA
- a CDS encoding putative quinol monooxygenase, producing the protein MFSRIISLKLRPGSREEFLAAVSRSATASVREEPGCLRFDVCADRVDPHRFFLYQVYVDDEAAEAHHFTEHFLAWRCAADRYVEPGTQVHYSTDVLVNAK; encoded by the coding sequence GTGTTCAGTCGCATCATTTCCCTGAAGCTCCGACCCGGATCCCGGGAGGAATTCCTCGCCGCGGTGAGCCGCAGTGCCACCGCATCGGTGCGCGAGGAACCCGGTTGCCTGCGATTCGATGTCTGCGCGGACCGCGTTGATCCGCACCGGTTTTTCCTCTACCAGGTCTATGTTGATGACGAGGCCGCCGAAGCCCACCATTTCACCGAGCATTTCCTGGCCTGGCGCTGCGCTGCCGACCGTTATGTCGAGCCGGGCACTCAGGTGCACTACAGCACCGACGTTCTGGTCAATGCGAAATGA
- a CDS encoding TetR/AcrR family transcriptional regulator — protein sequence MPVGRALPEAGLRRVPIQARSRERLARVLEVADRLIATEGVEALTMIRVAAEARISVGSLYQYLPDREAVIETLAASYLEQLEAKAALLLDIARRERWDDPVGVLVDAFAQVYRDEPGFRALWFGKDLNEAARAADREHKRRMAVLLRDVMLAQGAVADIEGLDIACRAAHLMGDAVMQEAFRSDPDGDPNLLREAKIALRAYTSQWASPTET from the coding sequence GTGCCGGTCGGCCGCGCTCTTCCCGAAGCGGGCTTGCGTCGCGTGCCCATTCAGGCGCGCAGCCGGGAGCGACTGGCGCGCGTGCTGGAGGTGGCGGACCGACTGATCGCTACCGAGGGCGTCGAGGCGTTGACGATGATCAGAGTGGCTGCCGAGGCACGGATTTCGGTCGGCTCGCTCTATCAGTACCTACCGGATCGCGAGGCCGTCATCGAGACCCTCGCCGCGTCCTACCTCGAGCAACTCGAGGCCAAAGCGGCCCTCCTGCTCGATATCGCACGCCGCGAGCGCTGGGACGATCCGGTCGGCGTGCTGGTGGACGCTTTCGCGCAGGTGTACCGGGACGAGCCCGGCTTCCGTGCGCTCTGGTTCGGCAAGGACCTCAACGAAGCCGCTCGGGCCGCCGACCGCGAACACAAACGACGGATGGCGGTGCTGCTGCGCGATGTCATGCTGGCACAGGGCGCCGTCGCCGATATCGAGGGACTCGATATCGCGTGCCGCGCCGCGCACCTGATGGGCGACGCGGTCATGCAGGAAGCATTCCGGTCCGACCCGGATGGTGACCCGAATCTGTTGCGCGAGGCCAAGATCGCATTGCGTGCCTACACGTCGCAGTGGGCATCGCCGACCGAGACGTGA
- a CDS encoding lipase family protein, whose product MRCLRVTLFALVLVCPMAMGEAAAEPPPAIPGLPQLPIPTDPGSILPDLQQWIDSVIPPPPIAAAPHPSGPMMEATTLTPGLAALRAAALPTPIGDPIFDAWPENLESFTAGEVVEVRDVSATAAPLVLVPIRQALLLKYRTTDSRGAASYATATLIIPATAWSGPGTRPVVVNNLPIDALGRDCTPGYTFAHGWSRNTSITDFLPPTTQLAALRGYAVLIPDHEGPWMAYAEPYVAGHAVLDAIRAVRGLRSDEFGDSRFGMTGYSGGAIATHGAVKLIDSYAPELAGSIVGAALGGVPADYEILARSMNANLASGVFIAATFGVGRERPEILASMNNLAQWAATSPLKDLCGSVFGAVGVLMLPIDIAANIPDPLHSEVASEIYTATRMAGMKSATPLYIYNGEQEFWIPAEGARNLYQEQCGLGVPAVYRSVLGEHIIAGGLGYPEAMSWLDQRLQGVPAPDEC is encoded by the coding sequence ATGAGATGCCTGCGTGTCACCCTGTTCGCGCTGGTCCTGGTATGTCCGATGGCGATGGGGGAGGCGGCCGCCGAACCGCCGCCCGCCATTCCCGGCCTGCCCCAACTGCCGATCCCGACCGATCCCGGTTCGATCCTGCCCGATCTGCAGCAGTGGATCGACAGCGTCATCCCGCCACCGCCGATCGCCGCCGCGCCGCATCCATCAGGTCCCATGATGGAGGCAACGACGCTCACTCCGGGACTGGCCGCACTACGGGCGGCTGCGCTGCCGACCCCGATCGGCGATCCGATCTTCGACGCGTGGCCGGAGAATCTGGAGAGTTTCACCGCGGGCGAGGTCGTCGAGGTCCGCGATGTGAGCGCGACGGCCGCACCCCTGGTGCTGGTGCCGATCCGGCAGGCGCTGCTGCTGAAGTACCGCACCACCGATTCGCGCGGCGCGGCGTCGTATGCCACTGCCACACTGATCATTCCGGCCACGGCCTGGTCCGGTCCCGGTACCAGACCGGTGGTGGTGAACAATCTACCGATCGACGCACTGGGCCGGGACTGCACGCCCGGCTACACCTTCGCGCACGGCTGGTCGCGTAACACCAGCATCACCGACTTCCTCCCGCCCACAACACAATTGGCGGCATTGCGCGGATACGCCGTGTTGATTCCGGACCATGAGGGCCCGTGGATGGCCTATGCCGAGCCATATGTCGCGGGACACGCCGTCCTGGACGCCATTCGAGCGGTGCGCGGGCTGCGCTCGGATGAGTTCGGCGACAGCCGATTCGGCATGACCGGATACTCCGGCGGCGCCATCGCCACGCATGGTGCGGTGAAGCTGATCGACAGCTACGCACCGGAGTTGGCCGGATCGATTGTCGGCGCCGCACTCGGCGGCGTGCCGGCCGACTACGAGATCCTCGCGCGCAGCATGAACGCCAACCTCGCCTCGGGAGTGTTCATCGCCGCGACCTTCGGTGTCGGCCGCGAACGCCCCGAGATCCTGGCGAGTATGAACAATCTGGCGCAGTGGGCGGCGACGTCACCGCTCAAGGATCTTTGCGGCAGTGTGTTCGGGGCGGTCGGTGTGCTCATGCTGCCGATCGATATCGCCGCGAACATCCCCGATCCACTGCACTCCGAGGTCGCCTCGGAGATCTACACAGCCACGCGGATGGCGGGTATGAAGTCGGCGACGCCGCTCTACATCTATAACGGCGAGCAGGAGTTCTGGATCCCCGCCGAGGGCGCCCGCAACCTCTACCAGGAACAATGCGGTCTCGGCGTGCCCGCGGTGTATCGCAGTGTGCTCGGCGAGCACATCATCGCCGGCGGTCTCGGCTATCCGGAGGCGATGAGCTGGCTGGACCAGCGTCTGCAGGGTGTCCCGGCACCCGATGAATGTTAA
- a CDS encoding class II aldolase/adducin family protein: MTTIAPIERAEVAAACLRLAEQGLLIGTAGNVSLRFGDLVAITATGAVLAEVCADDVTVVDLAGTVVAGRYAPTSELGLHLDVYRAYATQAIVHTHAPKSTAIACVLDELPVIHYQQLLLGGSTKVAPFHPFGTAELADAVREALRGRQSALLANHGAVTLGMSMDKAVESALLLEWACALYLDAMALGTPRELSARQQAAVVEVALRTGYGTRKPLEKDTP; encoded by the coding sequence ATGACCACCATCGCGCCAATCGAACGCGCCGAGGTCGCCGCCGCCTGCCTGCGCCTCGCCGAGCAGGGACTGCTGATCGGCACCGCGGGCAACGTGAGCCTGCGCTTCGGTGATCTGGTCGCCATCACCGCCACCGGCGCGGTGCTCGCCGAGGTCTGCGCGGACGATGTCACCGTGGTCGATCTCGCGGGCACCGTGGTCGCCGGCCGCTACGCGCCGACCTCCGAATTGGGTTTGCATCTCGATGTCTATCGCGCCTACGCGACACAGGCGATCGTGCATACACACGCACCGAAGTCGACGGCCATTGCCTGTGTGCTCGACGAGTTGCCGGTCATCCACTATCAGCAGCTGCTGTTGGGCGGTTCGACGAAGGTCGCGCCGTTCCACCCGTTCGGTACCGCGGAACTCGCGGACGCGGTGCGAGAGGCCTTGCGGGGCAGGCAATCCGCGCTGCTGGCCAATCACGGTGCCGTCACCCTCGGCATGTCCATGGACAAGGCGGTCGAGTCCGCACTGCTGCTGGAGTGGGCCTGTGCGCTGTATCTCGACGCCATGGCCCTCGGCACGCCGCGCGAATTGTCGGCGCGGCAGCAGGCCGCGGTCGTGGAGGTGGCGCTGCGCACCGGATACGGCACCCGCAAACCACTGGAGAAGGACACGCCATGA